One genomic window of Cannabis sativa cultivar Pink pepper isolate KNU-18-1 chromosome 2, ASM2916894v1, whole genome shotgun sequence includes the following:
- the LOC115718466 gene encoding uncharacterized protein LOC115718466: MAVKVATTGLQWPILPHSPSSSQTLASAAIYSPSSKRRSRGDGATLVCRHVRKLQRSSLFGTTSIRLHRSWSCEMPKSEFRTIRRASTASLESFSDEDFSKNIQELALRFQLSDDDDVDDESTGFFSSLSELDSERNSFSYEGSVMKSSLKFVDNRTMFPMEPPWPGIKQELPDWTMKDEIIPASIERKANSVDLPHSLRIIKRKIQWQDSFREAGESAYCSVKKAFSSMVFIIRELHSYTLQMSGLIYCEELQDVLSRVQKEMHASFVWLFQQVFSHTPTLMVYVMILLANFTVYSMGHDTAFAAAVSPYGSYSTAMEAALIDAHDNSHHGKFDSSSVKSFSVSSGGRTTSIGGNNGGGGDSRPVASGTDGDGGFNDSDQFRGVLPDGASQMSSFGTREAAAAGSSVSDQETREEELALWGSIVDEAASFRDEALDQQTIRKFVSPVNAKIESDNYEEFVRTDLVYQMGLSQNPSNPLLLANYAQFLYLVAHDYDRAEEYFKKATGVEPPDAEAYDKYATFLWRARNNLWAAEETFLEAINVDPANSYYAANYAHFLWNTGGEDTCFPLTSDDTNEDC; this comes from the exons ATGGCGGTGAAGGTAGCCACAACTGGTTTGCAATGGCCGATTCTTCCTCATTCTCCATCTTCTTCACAAACGCTGGCCTCTGCCGCTATATATTCTCCTTCTTCTAAGCGCCGAAGCCGTGGAGACGGAGCCACGCTCGTGTGCCGGCACGTGCGAAAATTGCAACGCTCCTCCCTGTTCGGGACTACGTCGATTAGGCTACACCGTTCTTGGTCATGTGAGATGCCCAAATCTGAATTCCGTACTATTCGGAGAGCCTCTACCGCCAGCTTAGAGTCATTCTCCGACGAAGATTTCTCGAAGAACATTCAAGAATTGGCGCTTAGATTCCAACTCTCAGATGACGACGACGTTGACGATGAAAGCACGGGCTTCTTCAGTTCTTTGTCAGAACTCGATTCCGAGCGTAATAGTTTCAGTTATGAAGGTTCTGTAATGAAGAGCAGCCTCAAATTCGTAGATAACCGGACTATGTTTCCAATGGAGCCGCCGTGGCCGGGAATTAAACAGGAGCTGCCAGATTGGACCATGAAGGACGAAATTATTCCGGCTAGTATCGAGCGGAAGGCGAACAGCGTCGATCTGCCTCACTCGCTTCGAATTATAAAGAGAAAGATACAATGGCAAGATAGTTTTAGGGAAGCTGGTGAATCGGCTTATTGTTCTGTGAAAAAGGCCTTTTCTTCCATGGTGTTCATAATAAGAGAGCTCCATAGTTACACTCTACAAATGAGTGGACTTATCTACTGCGAAGAGTTACAGGACGTTCTAAGCCGGGTCCAGAAGGAGATGCACGCTTCTTTCGTGTGGCTATTCCAACAAGTGTTCTCTCACACGCCGACCTTGATGGTCTACGTGATGATTCTTTTGGCGAATTTCACAGTTTATTCTATGGGTCATGACACTGCGTTTGCGGCTGCAGTTTCTCCGTATGGATCTTACTCAACTGCAATGGAGGCTGCTTTGATTGACGCGCATGACAATAGCCATCATGGCAAGTTTGATTCTTCGTCAGTTAAGTCGTTTTCAGTGTCGTCCGGTGGTAGAACAACATCAATTGGGGGAAATAATGGCGGTGGTGGGGATAGTCGGCCGGTTGCTAGTGGAACCGACGGGGACGGTGGATTTAACGATTCTGATCAGTTTCGGGGTGTTTTGCCTGATGGGGCTTCTCAAATGTCCTCATTTGGGACTAGGGAAGCTGCAGCAGCAGGGTCCTCTGTTTCAGACCAGGAGACCAGAGAAGAAGAGTTGGCATTATGGGGTTCTATTGTGGACGAAGCCGCTTCTTTCAGAGACGAAGCTTTGGACCAACAAACAATTCGGAAGTTCGTTTCTCCGGTGAACGCGAAGATTGAATCCGATAATTATGAGGAGTTTGTCAGAACCGATCTCGTTTACCAAATGGGTTTATCTCAGAATCCCAGCAATCCTCTCCTCTTGGCCAATTACGCTCAATTCCTTTACCTCGTTGCTCATGACTACGACAG AGCAGAAGAGTACTTTAAGAAGGCAACTGGTGTGGAGCCACCAGACGCCGAGGCTTATGACAAGTACGCAACGTTCTTATGGAGAGCCCGAAACAACTTATGGGCTGCCGAAGAGACCTTCTTGGAGGCCATTAATGTCGACCCTGCCAACTCTTACTACGCTGCTAACTACGCTCACTTCCTTTGGAACACTGGTGGCGAAGACACCTGTTTCCCTCTCACCTCTGATGATACCAATGAAgattgttaa